The sequence TCCAGGGCCTCGCGCAAATCCGCGTCGTCGTCCACCACCAGCAACGGCCGGCTCACGCACGCTCCTCCTTCTCCAACGGCAGCTCCAGGGTGAACCGCGCTCCGCCACCCTCCCGCGTCTGTGCCCAGGCGCGGCCTCCGTGGGCCTCCGCGGCCCGCCTCGCCAGGTACAGCCCCAGCCCCAACCCACCATACGAGCGCGAGCTTACCGCGCGCCCGAAGCGCTCGAAGATGCGCTCCAACTGCTCCTCCGGAATCCCGATGCCCCGGTCCAACACCTGCACGCGGCCCACCGGCCCCTCCCGCGTCACCTCCACCTCCACCGGCCGGCCCGGGCCGAACTTGAGCGCGTTGGACACCAGCGCCGCCACCGCCTGCTCCACCCGTGCCCGGTCCCACCGTCCCCACAGTCCGGGCCGGGCGGACACGCGCAGCTCGCAGCCCACGCCCTCCGCCTCCGCGGCGTAGCGCTCCACCACCGCGCGCACCGCCTCCGCCAGGTCGAAGCGCTCCGGCGACAGGCTCGGCTCCGCGCTGGTGAGGCGGGACACGTCCAGCAGCGACTCCACCAGCGTGCCCAGCCGCAGCACCTGGCGCATGCTGCGCTCCACCCGCGTCACCAGCTCGGGGGCGAGCTGGTCCTCGTTGGCATGGTGCAGGAGTGAACCCAGCTGCAGACGCAACGTGGTGAGCGGCGTGCGCAGCTCGTGCGCGGCCACGGTGAGGAACTCGTCGCGCAGGCGCACCGCGTCCTGCACCTCGCGGAACAGGCGCGTGTTCTCCAGCACCAGGCCCGCGCGCCGGGCCAGCTCCTCCGCGAACGACAGGTCCTCCGGCCCCAGGCGTCTCGGCCCGTCCATGGCCAGCGACAGCACGCCCAGGACACCGGAGCGGCCCCGGAGCGGCGCGTGCACCGCCGAGCGGAAGCCCAGCTCGCGCAGCACCTGCACGTACTCCGAGGCGTGGGTGACGGGACGCGGCCGTGCCAGCGCGTCCTCCACCAGCTCCGACTCACCGGTGCTCAGCACGCGCGCCGGCCCGA comes from Pyxidicoccus parkwaysis and encodes:
- a CDS encoding hybrid sensor histidine kinase/response regulator; the encoded protein is MRPLRVLVVEDNPDDEALVLLELRRGGFRPEALRVQTAEAMREALAGGAFDVILSDFSMPAFTALEALKVLQETGRDIPFIVVSGSIGEYEAVDAMRAGARDYFAKDRLVRLGAAVERELAEARARRERARSELDRTLLALASEVLTEPEDLDERLRRLVWLPVPRVADWCTLRLYEKGLGGLRLVALAHPEPARAARMWEVDQRSPLTVDMDFGPARVLSTGESELVEDALARPRPVTHASEYVQVLRELGFRSAVHAPLRGRSGVLGVLSLAMDGPRRLGPEDLSFAEELARRAGLVLENTRLFREVQDAVRLRDEFLTVAAHELRTPLTTLRLQLGSLLHHANEDQLAPELVTRVERSMRQVLRLGTLVESLLDVSRLTSAEPSLSPERFDLAEAVRAVVERYAAEAEGVGCELRVSARPGLWGRWDRARVEQAVAALVSNALKFGPGRPVEVEVTREGPVGRVQVLDRGIGIPEEQLERIFERFGRAVSSRSYGGLGLGLYLARRAAEAHGGRAWAQTREGGGARFTLELPLEKEERA